The following proteins are encoded in a genomic region of Bubalus kerabau isolate K-KA32 ecotype Philippines breed swamp buffalo chromosome 13, PCC_UOA_SB_1v2, whole genome shotgun sequence:
- the LOC129625191 gene encoding signal-regulatory protein beta-1-like, whose protein sequence is MENRHKVQTVESLQVTRNPDGTYSLQHTWQVEATLDGREFACWVVQDEQPPVQANITLRAQASRRGKGMSSYSSALQGPFQRSEPGTNIQLTFRSSGFSTDQVTVTWLKNSHQLLKSQTSVHPRGDTYNVTSSVVILLQADDVHSLVHCQVKHMSILVSQKTIRLEQYLRVTVSQSSHSLDMVAVICHVQRFHPQNVHLSWLENCHTLKGAVQPSSKQNSDGTYTLESLHLVNASVWESERVLTCKVQHETQPPIQASLILSTAVQDTYKFLGSAGPEMPAFILMAFLLGFKVVLVISFIATYFHRWWNL, encoded by the exons ATGGAGAATAGGCACAAGGTGCAGACCGTGGAGTCCCTCCAGGTCACCAGAAACCCAGATGGGACCTACTCTCTGCAGCACACCTGGCAAGTAGAGGCTACGCTGGATGGGAGAGAGTTTGCCTGCTGGGTGGTCCAGGATGAGCAGCCCCCAGTCCAGGCCAACATCACCCTGCGGGCTCAGGCATCCAGACGGGGGAAAG GCATGAGCAGCTACTCTTCTGCCCTGCAAGGCCCCTTTCAGCGCTCTGAGCCAGGCACAAACATCCAACTGACCTTCAGGTCCTCTGGATTCTCCACGGATCAGGTTACTGTGACCTGGCTTAAAAATTCCCACCAGCTGTTAAAGTCCCAGACCAGCGTCCACCCTCGTGGAGACACCTACAATGTGACCAGCAGTGTGGTCATCCTTCTGCAGGCTGACGATGTGCATTCCCTTGTCCACTGCCAAGTCAAGCACATGTCCATACTGGTTTCCCAGAAAACCATCAGACTGGAGCAGTACCTCCGTG TGACTGTGTCCCAGTCTTCACACTCCTTGGACATGGTGGCAGTTATCTGCCATGTGCAGAGATTCCATCCACAGAATGTGCATCTCAGCTGGTTGGAGAACTGCCATACACTCAAGGGAGCTGTGCAACCCTCATCCAAGCAGAATAGTGATGGTACCTACACCTTGGAAAGCTTGCATTTGGTGAATGCCTCAGTGTGGGAGTCTGAACGTGTACTTACGTGTAAAGTGCAGCATGAGACCCAGCCTCCCATCCAGGCCAGCCTCATACTGTCCACAGCAGTGCAGGACACATACAAATTCCTTGGGAGCGCAG GTCCAGAGATGCCTGCCTTTATCTTGATGGCTTTCCTCCTGGGCTTCAAAGTGGTGCTGGTGATCAGCTTCATAGCCACCTATTTCCACAGGTGGTGGAACCTGTAA